The following DNA comes from Castanea sativa cultivar Marrone di Chiusa Pesio chromosome 10, ASM4071231v1.
TCTTTCTCGACGTGAGATCATCTCATCAAGCATCATTCACAGCTGTTTCTATATATTTCCCATGGGGAAACAGGTGGCGCCGCTTATGCCCTGTAAGACACTGACAAATggcaagaaaattaaaacatgAATGTTTGCTGACTGTATTTTCCAAAGGTTGAATGTTAGAGAtcttttctaccaaaaaaaaaaaaatttgttagagatCTTGCCTAATTATTCCTTTTCACATATTTTTATGATAAGTTTTAATTAGTGCAATCTTACTTTTATATAAACTATTTctgacattatttttattaacactaataataatatatcatatcgtcttgtgattttatttttttaatgtttagatttattatatttcatttcCCCCTCTCATCTGGAAGattaagctctttttttttataatttttttaattacaataaTTGTACCAAACTAGTATAAGTTGGAAGCAACCATGTGTTTCATGTCCATGtcctttcttttaattttttaaaatattatttgtgaattatttttgttttaatcttTTGGAAAGGGCCagagggggaggaggaggagattTAAGAGATTGGTCGAATGACAAAAAGAGATAGGAAAATAGAGTAGATATGTCAATCCTATTTAACATTTGTGTGGAAGAATGAAGGCCGGGTAGGCTAGCTaccatcttttttatttattctagtGGGACTTTTAGAAGCAATTGAACTACTTTGAAAATGATCCAGTTACTTTATACCACTTTcttataacttatttttataatttaagattCAAACTCCcactttttaaaaacataaaatttttttaaaaatttcaggATTAGCTCCTAAGCAACCCCCATTCAACAACCCTTTTTCTCCCCTCTAactttcattttttcatttttatttgattttttagggtttgtttgacTGGAGAGAAATGATAAGAGGGGGAGAGAAAATGGGGTGAGGGAGTTTCTCTCTAGGTCAACTTTTTAAGAGAAAACTAAAGAGAAAAGTGGGAAGGGATTGAATTTGATGTGAAATTACCATTTACCCTCCCTTTATTTAATGTTACATTTGTTGGCTCTTTTTCTTtcgttctttttatttttcatatcgAACGTAaccttcttattttatttttagttttttttactagaatttttattagttgtGTTAGTTtgtagtaattaattttttttataaagtattaaaaaagttgttttttatGTACTACGGGCatgagagtaaatttatacaaactacattttctATTCTCACACTTCTActgaacaaaataaaagagtttttaaTCTCTCAACTTTTCCATTCTTTCAACCGAACATATGgaggaaaaatatttttttttatccactcATTTTTCCACTTCCTCCCCATTTTCTATTATCtcaattttccatcctctcaatcaaacaaattcacttttatttttatactttaattgaggttgatattttgttatattttcttCACCATAGTTTTTGATCCAAGCATAATAATCCTTTGCCATTTTGTGGCATGTTTTTATGAGTACCATGTGCGTTCCATACAATATATGTAATGGTCCACATATCTGGGGAAGGTTTAGTTTGGTGGTTTGGAGAAAAAACACCCCGCTtcatctatttttgtttttgtttttgtttttgtttttttcatatttttgtctCTAATTAAACTCGCAAAAATATCATAGGGCTTAAATGTACATAAGATTGATTAACTTGTAAAGAgatgcatattttttttaatgtcttcATTCTAGAGTGAAACAAAGAAATTACCTGGTTGGTCTTTTTTGAAGCGGAAGTAGAGACAATTGGTGAAGTCAAAaggtccaattaaaaaatatcttctcattaaaaatgttaattacaaatcgaaaaaaacaatttttaataatattaaattatacttAGACTATTAGGTGAGACTACAAGAGGTCTATTTTATCTGTAACTAGTCGCTAATCCGTGTGATGCACAGAAAATGTATtgactctgaaaaaaaaaatccaacaatgagtaaatagagattttgctagttagtatttaaaaaaaaaatgaagaaatatttaacttttatacTTTTCTATGGTTTAGAAGTGTTGTTTAACATTGAATGTTATTGAGTTGCAAGTGCATAGTTACCGaaacttacaaaaataatttacagttcttaaattaataaagtaaaacTCCCAAtagttatacacacacactcaaaactaatataaactgcaaatatataaataaagaccatgatatgaggaagacacaccaagtttcaaatttgaatagcAATATGATTTTCTCgtagtaataacaatatagacaACTCAAAACATGGAACAATATCAAAACTATAATACCTAATtccattatcttttatgttggatccaaaaacataatcaattgaaattaatccaaacaaataattaattaatcaaccaaaaatcataacttttaataagaaaacaaaaaatcacatggacctaaataaaaagcatttaaggTAAAGAATTAAGATCAATCTATTGAAACGCAAATACCTAAAATTCCAAGACTtataacttcaaaatttatagaatccccAAATTTTACTtcagaaccaaaccaaattcaacaaatttatatataacatactaCATAAAAATTTATCGTTTCCAATGCTGGAAGACATAGGTtgcatctttgatttttctcccaaaaaataGAGATGCTTTATTTaccatgtacaataaaaaaaaaataattagtagaaatttcaacccaaaaaccaaacccacgatTATTAACGCgagtctcttttttttcaacgttagtctttttttttttttttttttttgagtcctatcataattttttatatagattatcaatatttaagtttgagtttaagttagacttgttagagagatagagtttcactcatggttaagtttgaactaaacaaaaataattattgtgctgacgtgaaaaattgtgagagtttcagaggttttggttttatatgagtttcactccttattaagttttgattaaataaaaataattttattttaaaaaaaataataatgataagtttgagtttaagttggacttattatagagatagagtttcacttatgtttaagtttgaactaaacaaaaataattttatttaaatattgtgctgacgtgaaaaattgtgagagtttcaaaggtttcggttttatatataataattaaaaaaataataataatagagtttcactgcttattaagtttggattaaacaataattattttgtttaaaaaaaaatgttgagtttaagttaagttggacttgttagagagatagagtttcactccttgttaagtttggactaaacaaaaataattttatttaaataaaatgataattttattaaaatattgtgctgatgtggaaaattgtgagagttttagAGGCTtaggttttatatataaataaataaataaatatatatatatatatatatatatatatatatatatatatatatatatatatatatatatatatatatatatatatagtttagtCCCTAAAACTTAACTACTAAGTATTTTTGTTTCTGAAATGTCAGTTAGCACCTTagatttctaaaatttagaagatAAGCACTATTAGTCATTTTGCTAATTTTAATTGGGAAGATCGTTATgaacaatacttttttttttttttgattagaCAACTGAAAAGATttatagaagaaaagaaagaaggaatacATCAATAAACTCAGCAAGAGCAGCACCAAGGGAAAAACAACCTCTAAATTTATTACATCTAGAGCAAGTAGCCAAAATAGGAGCTGCTCCATTTGCTTCTTAAGGGTACTAGCTGAATTGGATATGGGGGATATGGGATGCCAAACTTGAATGGAGTTTTATAAGGGATATGCTTTTTAGAGCCAATTTACCAGAAGATTTGATAGGCCTTATTATGAGCTGTATCTCCATTGTGTcgacaaaaattttgtttaatggAGAAGCTTTGGAGCCGATTTACCCCTCGAGAGGAATAAGGCAAGGTGACCCATTGTCGCcataccttttcatcctttgTATGGACTTTTTGGGTCAGCTCATACAAGAGAAATGTGAGGCCAAGTTATGGCAGCCTGTGAAGGCCTCACAAAGGGGGCCGGCCTTTTCCCACATGTTATGATCTAGTCCTTTTTGCCAAAGCAAATGCCACTAACTGCATTGCTATAAGAGATACCATAGATAAGTTTTGTAGACTCTCAGGTCAGACGGTGAATGAAGCTAAGTCCAAGGTCTATTTCTCACCCAATGTGGATAGAGATAGCAGGGAGTCGTTTTGTGATATCCTCGGGTTTTCCTCCATTCCATCTCTTGGAAAACATCTTAGCTTCCCCATTAGGCACACTGTTTCTTCATCGCAAGACTTTAATTTCATTCTTGAAAGGGTGAAAAAGAAATTGGAAGGGTGGAAGGCAAACTTGCTTTCATTGGCAGGCCGCACCGTGCTCATTCAAGCTTCTTCAGCTGCTATACTAGCTTATGTAATGCAGTGCAATCAAATTCTGGGAAAAATCCTCGAAGGCATTGATCGGGTGAATCGGAACTTTCTGTGGGGGTCATCAGAATCCACTCGGAAAATTCATTGGGTTGGTTGGCGTAAAGTGGTAAGGCCGAAAGAGGAGGGAGGGCTTGGGTTACAGTCAGCAAAGGGTAGGAATACTGCCATTCTTGCGAAGCTAAATTGGCGTTTTCACACTGAAAATGATGCGAAATGGGCCTTGGTTCTAAGGAACAAATAGTGCAATTTCAGAAGAGTTAATGCCATAAATGCGGTATGGACTCCTTTGCTAAAGGTAGCATGTGGACGATTGGGAGAGGGAGCACTTTAAGTTTTTGGCATGGCAACTGGACTCCAAAAGGGCCTTTTCGCCATCTGATTCATGGTCCTTTAAGCTGAGAAGAGGAGCAGTTGGAGGTGAAGGATGTTGTGGCGGATCTGGCATGGGATTGGAATTGGCTTCATTTTGATCTCCCTGCAGAGATAAAGGTCATGATCCAAACAATTCCAGTTTCAATCACTAACCAGGGATGAGATAAGCTAATTTGGAATGGCAATCCGAGAGGGTCATTTGATTTGAAGAGTGCTTACTCCAGCACATTAGATGCTGAGTCTAGTTCCTCAGTTAAATGTGGCTGGATATGGAAAGTTGAAACGCTCCCTAGAATCAAAACCTTCCTATGGCAATGTGCTCATGATAGTATAGGTGTTAAAGGCTGTTTGGTGAGAAGAGGAGTGGGGGAAGATGACAAATGTCCTGTATGCCAATTAGACTCAAAATTAGTTCTTCATGCTCTCAGGGATTGTTCGAGGGTCAGGGCTGTGTGGAATCAGCTAGGGGTGGAGGTTCGGAATCAGGGATTTTGGAACTCTAATCTCCAAGACTGGCTGAGCATAAATGGGAAAgcaaataacaattttattcGTGGCAAACCTCAATGGAGGGTTCTTTTCCCCTTTGCGGTGTGGTTAATATGGAAGAGCAGGAATCAATTGGTTTTCAATGGGAAAAACCCAAACCCGAACCTGCCAGCAGTCATTAACAGTCAAGTTGTGGAGTTCATGCACTGTGTTCCTTCGCCTAGGCAGTCCACTCGAAAAGTGATTAGGAGGATTCGGTGGGAGAGACCTCAAAGTGGTTGGAAACAACTGAATACTAATGGTTCATGTGTTGGCACCTCGAGGAGATCTGGATGCGGGGGAGCTGTGAGAGATGAACACAGGGAATGGGTTCCTGTTTCTCTAGATACGTAGGGACAGCAAGTGGTATTGTAGCAGAAATGTGGGGTTTGAGGGATGGGCTAGTCTTATGtaaaaatttgaatattcaATGCCTTGTAGTTGAGCTGGATGCTAGTATGATTGTGGATGCTTTGACAAAGCCAGGTTATGCGAACAATATTTTATCTCCTATCCTTGATGACTGCAGGCAGCCGCTGACTCATTTCCAGCCTGTTCAGATTAGGCATTGCTTTCGGCAAGCAAACCGTTGCGCTGACATGATGGCAAGGAAGGGAGCTGAACAACAGTTAGATTTCTGTGTTTTTGTTAGTCCGCCAGTGGATGTGTTAGAAACCTTTAGGGAAGACTTTGATGGCATGTTTTTTAACAGGCTTTGTCCTGAACAAGTTGTAGtttgttagtttgttttaatgaattatccatttaaccaaaaaaaaaaaaaaaagttaggactGATATTCTCCAAGGCATTGGATCGTAAGGAGATCAGAGAGCATCAATCACCACTTTAGCATCACTTTCAACTATGACCTGCTTCCTGAAGTTATAGATTACAATCTGCTGGGTTGCCCAATTTATTACTTCATCAGCTTCAGCTTTGACAAGAAGAGTGGTTTCTACTCGCTTGGACAAGGCAAAAGCTAATATTCCTCTCCAATCTCTAGCAACTAAGGCAATTAAATTTTATAGCGTCATGCTCAGGAATTGACCATTTTACATGATTGGAAGGTCCTTTTTCCATTGAAACTGCCCGAAGACTTGAGTAATGGTCTTGCAGTAGTTGTTTAATTATAACCAAGGATTTCTCAAGGTTGACTTGGGCATGCTCATATACCACAGAATTCCTTAATTTCCATACAATACATATATTACACATGATCAACTAGCATAGATACAAAATAGGAAATTTATCTCTATCTTTCTAGTCCACAAAACTATGATTTAAAGGAGAAGTCACCAAATCAACTAACTAACTAGCTGACTATAGTGGTAATTTGCTCGGCTTAAAAGTTAATACCCCAGTCATTATTGAACTAGCTATAAGGAAGGCTTTGaccaaataaataatgaagaGCAGTTTGTGGAGCATCACCACATAATGGGCACACCGGATTAAAACTCGGAGTGAACCTAGCTAGGAAGAGATTTTGCCTTTAGTTAATCTGGAGAATATTAACAGCAGCCACCCGATCCATATATAGCATCATTTTGTGTTGTTGGGCAGATAGCACCCCCAAGACTCAAATTAATGATAGTAAATAAGcggaaattaaataacaatcacACACAAATAACACAAGAATTTACGTGGTTTGGCAAATTGCCTACCTCCATGAAGACGACGGAgaaatttcattgtaaaaataGGGAGATACAATAGTGCACAAGAACACTATcaagaaacccaaatcccaatTACATCCTAGCACTTTCTCACAGGAAAACACAAGACTGAATAAGCTATAACTTTTTCTTTGATGCGGCTGTACttctcttcttatttttcttcttatacgATACTAGGTCTTTTTGGTATTACtctcattaatttttcttttgcagCATATCATAAagcacatatatatacatgttaCTTTATCAAGTCGGCTCCTAGGACTCCAAATACAACTTGTATTAGGTCAATTACTATAACCAAATTGGGCTTGGTGGGGCCTTATGGGCTTCTGGCAAAATTCAAGCCACACTTCATGCCACATTAACAAATCTCCACCTTGACTTGAATTGATCAAGCTACACGAGCAAACTCCTCCATCACCTCCACCTTAGCTCTTAAGGGCTCATAAGCTACAAACACCAATCAAGTCCAAGTAGTGCTTGAACTTGTCTGTTGGAACTATCTTTGTTAACATATTAGAGGCATTCTCACTAGTGAGAATCTTTGACAAAGAAATATCACCAGACGAAACCCATTCTTGCACGATATACCTGATTCTTCACCAAATGAATTGCACTCTGACTATCACAATGTAGCACCATGCTATCTTGCTTGGAACCAAGCTCATTAACTAGTCCACTAAGCCAAATGGCTTCTTTTCCTACCTCTGTCATCGCCATATATTCTACTTCTGTAGTGGATAAAGCAACTACATCTTGTAGTGTAGAGTTCTAGCAAATTAGGCCACCAACCTAAACACATAGACTGTCATGGACTTTCTACAATCAAGGTTCCCTGCATAGTCGGAATCCACATAACCCACAACTTCTGTACTAGCTCTCTGATCAAATAGGATACCGAAATCACGAGTGCCTGTAAGATATCTAAAGATCCACTTTACTGCATTCCAATGCTCTTTGTCTGGATCTGCCATATACCTACTAACCACACTGACTGCATGAGAAATATCAAGCCTAGTGCACACCATCAAATACATGAGACACCTAATTGCATTCGCATATGACACTTTAGACATATACTTTGACTCCTCATCTGAACTTGGACACAACTGTGAGGACAATTTAAAATGGGTAGAAAGCGGTGTACTAACAGGTTTTGCATCAAGCATACTAAACCTCTCTAACACCTTCTTAAGATATCCATTCTGAGATAACCATAAGgcgtaaatgtacttttagtccttatattttgacttttttccattttggtccctatattttatttttaccacttttagttcaTAAACCAATTAAAGCATTTCATTTAAGTCATTTCCACCACCCAACTAACGGGAAAAGATGATGTGGCTGAcggaagaattaaaatattattaaaaaagtcaCATCagattaaataatataaaaaatttctaaccttcttatttaaaaaaagaaaagaaaagaaaagaattaaattaattttgtttctctttttttttttgggaaaaacatGAAGAATCTAGAACATGTGTTCTTTCCCGTCAATCATGGTCTTCATTTTCTTCCCAGCAAACCTtgcccaaaaatttaaaaaatcaatatttttttttctcttttcttgtatttccttagcaacaaaacccataaaatcaGTCAGATTTACAAACACAAAGACATGCCCACAGATTTACAAAAACACAAAGACATTCAGCAATTACTTTGTCATTCTTTCACATTCCCATTACAAACACAAAGACCTTCAAGGATTCAAAATACCTTCAACAAACCCAAAGTCCTTACACGCCTTAATCCAAATTTACAGACCCAAGCAAACCCAAATAGCAAAAACCCAATCTAACCGTATAGATCGAAGATAGAGAAAGGAAATAGATCTGAGTATGTTTAGATTAAGGAGATAGAACCAAGATGACTATGGTTGGCCATGGAGGCTCGGGTTGGAGGAGAgatggtgagagagagagtgttagGGTTTCTACGTCGCGCTACTACTCTCCCCTTTCGCTCTTCATCCGAGAAACCTCGATTTTCTGAGCCCGAGTCCGTTCGAGTTCTTCGACGCGGTGATTGATCTGGTCCAAATCGATGAAACGCCGTCGTTTTCATCGTACAGGAGAATCCATAAGGTGGAAAGGCACGGGCACGGAACTGAGCCTCTCTACTTGCAGAGCCTCAGTGACAAAGTGAGCTAGTTGGAGTCGCGGTTTGATCGGCTAGTCAAGGGTGTTGACAAGAAGTACACATGGACGGTGGAGATCAAGGATGGCTCGGAACGGAAGTACAAGTGGACGGCGGAGATCCAACATCTCTTTAACCCAGATCAAGCCGATCTCAACCTCTTTATATCTCAAACCCATCACACCCGACTTCACAAACCTCACCACCAACGGCTTCGTCGTTACAGCAATGGATTTAAAGAGAGAGCTCACCTTTAGTCAGCCCGTAGAGAGAGCTTGAGAGATTCCAATTgttattttgggtaaatttgGGTTTGTAATGAGAATGTGAATGTGAAAGGACTGTAAATTTGGGTTTGTAATGAGAATGAGAGATTCTAATTGCGTCTGTAAATTTGGATGAAGGTGTGTAAGGATTTTGAGTTTGTTGAAggtgttttgaatctttgaagGTAGAAGGGACTGAtgggttagaacttagaagtttctgggttcttcatgttcttcaaaaaaaagaaaaaaaaaaagaagaaacaaatttaatttaatttttttagaaaaataagaagGTTAGAATTTATTAGTTTATCTGATGTGGCtttcttattaatattttaagtcCTTCATTAGCCACATCAGCTTTCCCCATTAGTTGGGTGACGGAAAGAACTTAAATGTCacgtgttaattggtttagggattaaaagtggtaaaaataaaatgtagggagcAAAATGGACAAAAgttaaaatgtaaggactaaaagttcATTTACGcctaattttaatttatcaacCCCTCTATCTTGGAGAATTTCTATCCCAAGGATCTTCTTGGCAGCTCTAAGATCCTTCATGTCATACTCACTACTCAACAGAGACTTCAACTTCACAATTTCTTGCTTACTCTTTGCAGCTACTAACATATCATCAACATTTAGAGTAAGAAATATATATGAGCCATTAAATTAACACAACAGTCATACTCACAGCGTATGTACCCGTGTGTGATGAATGAATTAAATCGTTTGTACCATTGCCTGAGAGACTGCTTTAAGTCATATAATGATCTCTTCAACAGACAAACATAATCTTCCTTACCAGGTTCTTTGAAGCCTTCGAGCTGTTGCACGTAAATATCTTCTTCTAAATCTCCATGGAGGAATGCAGTCTTCACATCTAGTTGCTCTAACTCCATGTCATGCATTGTCACAAATCCTAGGATTACTTGAATTGAGGTGTCCTTCACAACTGGTGAAAAAATCTCATTATAATCAATTACTTTTCTTTGTGAGTAACCCTTAGCCACTAACCGTGCCTTGAATTTTTCACCTTCCTTTTCTGACAATCCTTCTTCCTTGCAGAATATCCACTTGCAACCAATAGCCTTCTTTCCTTTAGGCAATTTCACTAATTCCCAAGTCTTATTCTTTTGTAGTGACTACATCTTTTCTAACATTGCTACAAGCCATTTATCATTGTCTTTCCTATTTTTAGCCCCCTTGAAAGTGAATGGATCTTCACCGTTGGTTATGAGAGCAAAACTAACCATTTCTTCAAAGCCATATCTCTGTGGTGCTTTGTGAACCTACTTCTCTCTACCTTTAGCAATTGAATAAGGCTTTTCTTGTTGTTGCTGTGGATCAATCTCAGCATCACCCTTATCATTGGGTGAACTATTTTTGACAAACTCCACCTCAACAGTTAATTTCTCATGTGAACTATTATCACATGTCTCTACTTCATTCTGTTTCATCATAAAGGCTTCATCAAATATGACATCTTTCCTGGTCACCGTTTTCTTTGAGATTGGATCCCAAAACCTGTAGCCTTTAACACCTTTTCAAAACCAAGAAATATGCATTTTCTTGACTTCGAATCTAATTTGGAATGCTCTCCACTCTACACATGCACATAAGCTGGACAACTAAAGATTTTTAGACCCGAATAATCAACTGGTCTACCTGACCAAACCTCTTTTggaatcttgaaatctatgacTAATGATGGAGATCTATTAATAATGAAGCTTGCTGTGTTAACTGTCTCTGCCCAGAACACCTTAGGCAACCCTGCATTTAATCTCATGCATTTGACTCTTTCTGCTAAGGTTTTGTTCATTCTCTCTGCAACTCCATTTTGCTGTGGAGTTCCTTTAACTGTGAAGTGATGAGTAATGTCTTCTAattcacaaaatcttatgaattCTTTATCTCTATACTCGAGTCCATTATTTGTTCTAAGGTATTTTATTTTCCTGCCAGTCTAATTCTCAACCTGTGCTTTCTACTTTTTAAATATGCCAAACACATCAGACTTATGcttcataaaataaatccaCACCtttctagagtaatcatcaatgaAACTGACGAAATATTGAGCACCGATATGAGAAGAAACTAATACTGGATCTCAAACATCTAAATGAATGTAGCCAAGAACACCCTTACTTGTATG
Coding sequences within:
- the LOC142612129 gene encoding uncharacterized protein LOC142612129 — its product is MWGLRDGLVLCKNLNIQCLVVELDASMIVDALTKPGYANNILSPILDDCRQPLTHFQPVQIRHCFRQANRCADMMARKGAEQQLDFCVFVSPPVDVLETFREDFDGMFFNRLCPEQVVVC